The sequence ATGTTTTTGTGCATGAAAATTATAAAGTCTAGCAATATCTTCGGCAGTTGGTTTTCGCAAATGCTGTCtagcaaacaaatgaaatacaCATTGACAAAAAATTTCAAGACATAACGCAGCTGTTTTCTCCCCAATTTTTTTATATATTCATCAAACAAATCAGGAGTTGTTCCATACGCCATTTGACGTATGGCTGCTGTGCACTTTTGGAGAATTGTCAAACTTTGACGGCCCGTTGCATCGGGCCGTTCCCGAAAATACATAAAATAATCAGGAATAACGACACTATTAAAATTAGATATACCTTCAACAATTCGAAGAAATAACTCACGACTCATTTGAAAACGTCGTTTAAAATATCTAGCGGGAAACACCGGTGACTCCGCAAAATAATCATTGTATAACCTTATAGCCGCATCTTCTCGATCCCTAGCAATATAAATTCGGGATCGAGGGACTCGAGAACTACTTGCCTCTCCATCGACTTCTTCTTGCGTTAAACTATTAACAAAACTAACAATCTTTTCGTCATCCGAATCATCCACAAGAGTCTCTAACATTTTGAAAGCTTTATCCATTTGGAATAAATTAAAATTGTAGGTTTTATGTATTTTGATAAGAAAATAAAAAGGAAAGTGTGGAGTGTGTGTTAAAATGTAAAatacatatacctatatatatatagaaaatgaaatacaaataatttttttttatgctgCAACGGTAAAAAAAAACAGCCACTCAACGGATGCCACGTGTAAGTGACATCTGTCTCCTTCCCCGTTTCTTCGCGACTGACGATGGCGAAACGCGGCTCAATGCCGCCGCGATACGCCATTACCGGTGTTTCTTTGCTGCCACGCGTGCAAGGTGACGCTGTCACCTACGGACGATACAAATGGTCTTGGTATAAGATTATAGTGTAAAGAGTTTATTGTTTGATTAGTTTAAGAAATCTAGACGATATCAACTTAACATGTGGCACACGAAGTTCATCGAGCATGATGAGGTTGTCCATCTAGAAAGTGATAGGCTATTAGGCTTAGTTCTATTAGGCTTAATTAGTCCATCCGATTGTATAGATGAACTCAGTTCATTATAATGTTAGTATTATGGTTttcattataatttataaatagtcTTTTAATAATGTTTTATTTTATACTTAGGGGTTTATattattctatttttttttctccATGTTTCCAGCCAATCGTCTACAACTCTAATTAGTATGTGATGGGCCGTCTATTTTGACTAAGTTCCaacccttaatatatatatatatatatatatatatatatatatatatatatatatatatatatatatatatatatatatttatttatatatcattcGTTCCATTATAAGTGTCTACTGCTGACTTTTCAAAGTCTATCTTTTACAACTTTGACTATAAATATCTATATAATACATGGTGAAagttatattaatgaaaatacATCTAAAACTTAACATATTCATacgattttcatcaaatattatataacaacaacaacaacaacaaaactcaataccacatgagtggtataTGTGagatgtgagatgtagacaatccttcccctatccgagaataaaaacaagtcatttctccacccatagtgaaacactctcaaaagtagagggaATCTTCTCTCTcactattcgacggataaagagattgcttctgagtggacctccggccaataagtaaaataaaattaaaatcgaGACGccgtgaaaatggtagaatcaaattttcacggGTTTTAAACCAtgcctgaaaatcaatttaggctctaaactgCAGTCAAGAtgtcaataaaataaaaatatttaaagtcaaagttgaaaaaaaaaaaaaactttgaaaagtCAGTAGTGTAGTGGACACTTATAATGGGGCCGAGGGAGTATAAAAAGTGAAAAGATAACCCTCTTTTTTCAATTTTAAAGAAAATTGTTATCGTCCACAAAGTCTGTCGAAGTCAGGCTCAATCCTTATCTTCGCGTAAAAAAAAAGTTTCAGAAAAGGAACATACGAATTAGAGAGAAAAGGATTTTTGGTGAATATCAATTTGTATCATGCAACAAATTAGAGAGAAAAGTTGTTCTTTTATTAATTCATTTAATATCCAGTGAACTTTCGCAATTTCATTGTTCGAACTACCAAAAAGTATTAGACTATAAGTTTAGGGTTGCCCAAATGTCCGATTGTGGTCTATAAATATCGTATCAATAATACTAACATCATAAAGGCTTCACGAAGTTTCTATTGTCTAACAGAAAGGCCTTACATGGAATAAGAAATTATCGAGGCAATTAAAATCTGGGAAGGGTAAAAACACCGGGACCGTATATGTTACTAAatttttttacaatatttattGGGATATAATCAAGGAAGATCTTGCAAGGGACTTGAACGGTTTCTATGAAGCCAGACTAATATCCAAAGGTTGTAAAACCTCTTTCGTCACTGCatgaaaaaagatcgaaaaaggaTTTTTGGGATTAGCAGATTTTCCGCCAATCAACTTAATTGGGAGCTATTATAAATCATATCCAAAGCACTTGCAAATAGGCTAAAAAATCGTTCCTTGGATAATTGGagaggaaaaatgatttttaagagATAGATACATTCTGGATTGAGTTTTAGTTTTTAACTTAATCGACAGAAGAAAAGCAAATAAAAAGAAAAAGCTTTGTTTTCAAAGCCGATTTCGAGAAACCTTTGATTGCATAGATTGAGAATTCTTAGTTACAACTATGGAACAAATGGGGTTCGATATTCAATGGAGATAATGGATGAGACCATATTTATCTTCAACTTCCATATCAGATCTTATTAAAGTCTCCCTGACTGAAGAATTCATTCTCAGATAGAGGTTTGAGGCTAGGTGATCCGCTTTCTCCTTTTCTTTTTATGACTGATGCGGAGGGTCTCATTAAAGGTGCTGAGATAAGGGCTGATAGTATTATGATTTCCCAATTACAGTATGTGGATGCCACGATTTTTTGGAGTGGAACAGAAAATATGTCTGAAACACTTATCAAACAGCTTAAAAACTTTGAATACATTATCTCTGGGCTAAAAGTAAATTCAAACCAAAGTTGTGTATACGGGATTGGTGGGACTAATACGGAGCTTGACGAGATGGCATCATGATTCAGATGTAAGGTTGGTAACTTTCTGTTCTTGTATTTGGGTCTCTCGATTGGTGCAAAAATGAACAAACCAAGTAATTGGGAATCAATGATTGAAATTTTCGTAAAAGACTAACAAACTAGAAGGAAATATCTATGTCCTTTGGTAGTCGAATAAGCCTCATGAAGTTGGTTTTTGTTAACTTACCATTGTACTGTTTCACGCTCTTTCGTGCACCTCCAGGCATTGTCGATAAACTAGAAGGTTTGAGTCGTACTAATTCTATGGCAAATGATAGAACATGCAAACCACATTTAATATTGAATCCACCTCAAACAATATACGGTGTGATATCTCGAACTCTTTTGTCAAAGTCATTGGTCAAGGCAGGAACACTAGCTTTTGGAATGAAACATGGCTTGGAAACGGACTATTTTAGCATACTGTTTCGGTTGGAATCGAATACCTACAGGGGCGGAGCTTTGTGTAGACAGGGCAGGGCATCCGCCCCAgctggatttaaaaaaaaaatatacactaaaaaaaatttactaaaaaataaggttttttttttaatgtttactCCAGCTgtaatgaaaaatttaataattttttcCACCCGCCCCATCTGtggtcgggttcaagttccgccactgaatACCTATGCTCTAATATATGACAAATATAGATGGTTGGATTGTGAAGGTGTTGCTAAATGGAATTTGGATTAAAGAACCAAATGGTAGAACGAAGGGTGAATTGCAAACGCTTCaaaaagaacttcaagctttcacaGCCTCTCATAAAGAAATGGATGAGTGGCAACGGAAAACGGATTTTAAGTGGTATCTTCATGAAGAAATCGTTGGCTCCAAAAATCGATGGTCTAAGTCTCGTCAGAAGCAAGCAAAATGCCGAAGAATTAATTCCTCAAAAAGTGGGAATCTTCATGTGGAGGGCCAAGAAGAGAAAACTACTTGTACGTTTTGAACTCGATTGACGTGGTATTGACTTAAATTGACATGTCTAATGTGCGTTGAAGATATTGAGAAGGTGGATCTTTCACTAATCTTCTATAAATCGGCAATGGAAATATGGGATCGTGTTTTCAAATGTGGGACGTGTGGGACATTGCAAATCTAAGTATATCCGAGAACTTTAGTGGCTTTTGAAGGAACATAAAGACTAAGATTTATAAATTAATATGACATGCAATTGAACGGATCCGTGGATACTCAATTTGGAAAAACAAAGATTTTGAATTATAGGAAAGAGCGTTTGAGCAGTGCAATGCTACTTAATGAAATACTCCGTATAACTTAAAGGCTTTCAAAAAACATAGATAATTTGGAAAAACAGAGATTTTGATTTATGGGAAAGAGCGTTTGAGCAATGCTATGCTACTTGATGAAATACTCCATATAACCTAAAGGCTTTCGAAAAACATAGATAATTTGGAAAAATAGAGATTTTGATTTATACGAAAGAGCGTTTGAGCAGTGCTATGCTACTTAATGAAATACTCCGTATAACTTAAAGGCTTTCATTGGATCGCTAACCTGTGGAAAAAGGGATCACTAGACTGGCTTAAATGGCTAACCAATCCTATGTCCTACAACATCTGAGCTTCACACAGAACAG comes from Rutidosis leptorrhynchoides isolate AG116_Rl617_1_P2 chromosome 4, CSIRO_AGI_Rlap_v1, whole genome shotgun sequence and encodes:
- the LOC139841863 gene encoding uncharacterized protein, whose product is MDKAFKMLETLVDDSDDEKIVSFVNSLTQEEVDGEASSSRVPRSRIYIARDREDAAIRLYNDYFAESPVFPARYFKRRFQMSRELFLRIVEGISNFNSVVIPDYFMYFRERPDATGRQSLTILQKCTAAIRQMAYGTTPDLQHLRKPTAEDIARLYNFHAQKHGLPDGTAPPSPFEVNGRRYERGYYLGIGIYPD
- the LOC139841864 gene encoding uncharacterized protein, giving the protein MAKRGSMPPRYAITGVSLLPRVQDRGLRLGDPLSPFLFMTDAEGLIKGAEIRADSIMISQLQYVDATIFWSGTENMSETLIKQLKNFEYIISGLKVNSNQSCVYGIGGTNTELDEMAS